The following coding sequences are from one Syngnathus acus chromosome 14, fSynAcu1.2, whole genome shotgun sequence window:
- the LOC119133439 gene encoding claudin-7-B-like isoform X2 has protein sequence MANSGLQMLGFVLSLLGLIGLIVGTILPQWKMSSYAGDNIITAIAMYEGLWMSCAFQSTGQIQCKVYDSILQLNSALQATRALMIVSIIVSVAGLGAACMGMKCTNCGGDDKTRKSRIAMTGGIILLIGALCSIIACSWYAHDIIQAFYDPFTPVNTKYEFGSAIFIAWAGAFLIAIGGGMLAASCPRGKPTPKYPISRPPSSTKEYV, from the exons atggCCAACTCCGGGTTGCAGATGTTGGGCTTTGTCCTGTCACTTCTGGGCTTGATAGGCTTGATAGTGGGCACAATTCTGCCCCAGTGGAAGATGTCGTCCTATGCCGGGGACAACATCATCACAGCAATAGCCATGTATGAAGGCCTTTGGATGTCCTGTGCTTTCCAAAGCACTGGCCAGATCCAATGCAAAGTCTATGACTCCATCCTCCAGCTCAACA GTGCACTCCAGGCAACACGCGCCCTCATGATTGTGAGCATTATCGTCTCGGTGGCCGGCTTGGGTGCGGCCTGCATGGGGATGAAATGCACCAACTGTGGTGGAGATGACAAAACGCGCAAGTCTCGCATTGCAATGACTGgtggcattatcttgctgattggag CTTTGTGCTCCATTATTGCCTGCTCTTGGTACGCTCATGACATCATCCAAGCTTTCTACGACCCGTTCACGCCAGTCAATACAAA GTATGAGTTTGGGTCGGCCATCTTCATTGCCTGGGCTGGAGCCTTCTTGATTGCAATCGGAGGTGGCATGCTGGCAGCTTCTTGCCCGAGAGGCAAACCTACACCAAAGTATCCCATCTCCAGACCTCCGAGCAGCACCAAGGAGTATGTTTGA
- the kcnip1b gene encoding Kv channel-interacting protein 1b isoform X2, with protein sequence MGAVVGTLTMQTKQRRPTRDKTDDDLEMTTVCHRPEALEQLESQTNFCKQELQILYRGFKNECPSGVVNEETFKHIYAQFFPHGDASMYAHYLFNAFDTTNNGSIKFKDFVMGLSILLRGTLREKLEWTFHLYDINRDGYINREEMTEIVKAIYDMMGRYTHPALKGDVAQQHVDAFFQKMDKNRDGVVTLEEFVIACQEDEIMMRSMQLFENVI encoded by the exons ATGGGTGCAGTGGTGGGAACTTTAACCATGCAAACCAAGCAGAGAAGACCGACAAGAG ATAAAACAGATGATGACCTCGAGATGACAACAGTGTGTCATAGGCCGGAGGCTCTCGAACAACTGGAATCCCAAACTAACTTCTGCAAGCAGGAGCTCCAGATTCTCTATCGTGGTTTCAAGAAT GAATGTCCAAGTGGAGTCGTAAATGAGGAGACGTTTAAACACATTTATGCACAATTCTTTCCCCATGGAG ATGCAAGTATGTACGCACATTACCTTTTTAACGCATTTGACACGACTAACAATGGCTCCATTAAATTTAAG GACTTTGTAATGGGCTTGTCTATCCTGCTGAGGGGAACCTTGAGGGAAAAACTTGAATGGACATTTCACCTTTATGACATTAACAGAGATGGATACATAAATAGGGAG GAGATGACAGAGATTGTGAAGGCCATCTATGACATGATGGGCAGGTACACTCACCCTGCACTGAAGGGAGATGTGGCACAGCAGCATGTGGATGCTTTCTTTCAG aaaatggacaaaaacagAGATGGAGTGGTAACTTTGGAGGAGTTTGTAATAGCCTGCCAGGAG GATGAAATCATGATGAGATCCATGCAACTCTTTGAGAATGTGATCTAg
- the npm1a gene encoding nucleophosmin 1a, translated as MNGMDEEQMAPQTFIYGCVLESGKEVTFNPEADDFEHQLDLRMACTDPATKDELQVVEVEGKDSEGQKVTAVVVSLKPSTLPCVCLGGFTISPPAVFRLKAGSGPIHISGQHLVMMESDRSFEEDYDDDDDEEEEEEEEEDVKLSKKRPASSPAHKSQKKRKVALDADDYDDDEDDDDEDDEEEEEEQETPVKAKRTPKSAQNGKDSKPTTPKQVKTPRQRGKSPKTPPTPKETLTLPEIQAKMTEVMKKGTVLPKVQAKFANFVKNSYRVSDAQAVAELWKWRQSVADTK; from the exons ATGAACGGTATGGACGAAGAACAAATGGCCCCACAGACGTTTATTTACG GTTGTGTGCTTGAATCTGGAAAGGAAGTCACATTCAATCCTGAGGCTGATGACTTTGAGCATCAGCTGGATCTACGAATG GCGTGTACAGACCCGGCCACAAAAGATGAGCTTCAAGTCGTGGAGGTGGAAGGAAAAGACTCTGAGGGTCAGAAGGTGACCGCAGTAGTGGTTTCTCTGAAACCCTCCACTCTGCCATGT GTGTGTCTTGGGGGTTTCACCATCTCACCGCCTGCAGTGTTCCGTCTGAAAGCAGGTTCTGGTCCGATCCATATCAGCGGGCAACATCTCGTCA TGATGGAATCTGACCGGTCCTTTGAGGaagattatgatgatgatgatgacgaagaggaggaggaggaggaagaggaagatgtaAAACTGTCCAAGAAACGACCCGCCTCCTCTCCTGCGCACAAGTCTCAG AAAAAGAGGAAGGTGGCACTTGATGCAGATGATTATGACGACGACgaggacgatgatgatgaagacgacgAG gaggaggaggaggagcaggaaaCCCCTGTTAag GCAAAGCGCACACCAAAATCTGCTCAGAATGGCAAAGATTCAAAACCCACTACTCCAAAGCAG GTGAAGACCCCCAGGCAAAGAGGAAAATCTCCCAAGACCCCACCAACCCCCAAGGAAACCTTGACGCTTCCTGAGATTCAAGCAAAGATGACCGAGGTGATGAAGAAG GGCACAGTGCTCCCCAAAGTCCAGGCCAAATTCGCAAACTTTGTGAAGAATTCTTATAGAGTCTCTGATGCCCAG GCTGTTGCTGAGCTGTGGAAGTGGCGACAAAGTGTCGCGGACACGAAATAA
- the LOC119133439 gene encoding claudin-7-B-like isoform X1, with amino-acid sequence MANSGLQMLGFVLSLLGLIGLIVGTILPQWKMSSYAGDNIITAIAMYEGLWMSCAFQSTGQIQCKVYDSILQLNSALQATRALMIVSIIVSVAGLGAACMGMKCTNCGGDDKTRKSRIAMTGGIILLIGGKFFFSSSIHTQYITHAQHFFNGILWLPTALCSIIACSWYAHDIIQAFYDPFTPVNTKYEFGSAIFIAWAGAFLIAIGGGMLAASCPRGKPTPKYPISRPPSSTKEYV; translated from the exons atggCCAACTCCGGGTTGCAGATGTTGGGCTTTGTCCTGTCACTTCTGGGCTTGATAGGCTTGATAGTGGGCACAATTCTGCCCCAGTGGAAGATGTCGTCCTATGCCGGGGACAACATCATCACAGCAATAGCCATGTATGAAGGCCTTTGGATGTCCTGTGCTTTCCAAAGCACTGGCCAGATCCAATGCAAAGTCTATGACTCCATCCTCCAGCTCAACA GTGCACTCCAGGCAACACGCGCCCTCATGATTGTGAGCATTATCGTCTCGGTGGCCGGCTTGGGTGCGGCCTGCATGGGGATGAAATGCACCAACTGTGGTGGAGATGACAAAACGCGCAAGTCTCGCATTGCAATGACTGgtggcattatcttgctgattggaggcaagttttttttttcttcttctatacacacacaatacaTCACACAtgctcaacatttttttaacggCATTCTTTGGCTACCCACAGCTTTGTGCTCCATTATTGCCTGCTCTTGGTACGCTCATGACATCATCCAAGCTTTCTACGACCCGTTCACGCCAGTCAATACAAA GTATGAGTTTGGGTCGGCCATCTTCATTGCCTGGGCTGGAGCCTTCTTGATTGCAATCGGAGGTGGCATGCTGGCAGCTTCTTGCCCGAGAGGCAAACCTACACCAAAGTATCCCATCTCCAGACCTCCGAGCAGCACCAAGGAGTATGTTTGA
- the LOC119133870 gene encoding uncharacterized protein LOC119133870, whose product MGRRAADLTTPVPVLGVPALVGARSWRTTGGDATGGAQLQTWGLQSSSVGVQTSPGIGRAPSERCAQLMYKLHTQSDHSARTTKSYITKEYKEILLLTNSGRENGTRNGDLRSKKEVTFQELVGETLGDVMCSQDSHCTPRTIKSTPHSTRTATKVAPRTKPTVRYANGSVVDSEAMGGISLDNDESTPTHRGHQKRLHTHYTESRNMLMFSAPKHTRGSPNICNQCGGRRTAEVEILGKKILTAPACQKVTLFNSAHDSSKSPRNETDIQPSNHQLLENSLHGEKEASPQRGSHLHEAPRHEITRHPACPVHSVKGQFSTHGHDVASTDSQAIHANAITITKAKIETRKDYPLDTLTNMPLDNEIPQKTGSLPSTPLMATATKSNSPHTQTPFKYQHKALQKVCVSVHAAQENTPSHLYTTCKGNASACIPETVQTLNNALMSAKPTPSNTVFLHHGTQNSTHSAQQIKTKNDSLSHKYSSRLSEPLKSNSFDVVETLQEKLSSCSNVVVKHSVNFKENTNSSDKHDPKPLDAPKRPVSSHSELTHCGNTTSLNASCAILDSKLGMSAPISTATNYALYRNTALRTSSNIHPSSTLKLTQKNASVSFNSLLKTSNVSHEHNKSINPHTFPSANKFKPCQTQSDITSEPTYELVVPNQRHVTPTALLSKVPKNGFVSNVTQTIPNRTNNSSKTSELGSNQKLLRGDLINDILCNVSKEHSVPSQDTTLQNNICPIKSNGSCLQGRMNAKQQAGEQNQGSTVVDHEGQCATCPAAQQQQQMDSNTEKFALSMSPMHANSTADSNADKQTRPNYPTTSVTAKGEPIISTLANRNVHYDLERMQRLESNKAAPFQQSLQGPNLSLIAPAQCCSEGEFCTPCNWASLRRLGSSEAEAIVSRDAKFGSKQDTADLILAHCHPHEAATLFLHSSPQCCKSASIQHKLESVEASLAANKDRITTLLNIIHDLEAGHNPSTGQQCYKTGQDLKNCSTCQNTACIVYSVEFDFRQQERRFLEVLNLHSTRRNKAAHVSQSCALNFNLLRKAVKNLKKSKKKSKKLYKILLKWLPRK is encoded by the exons ATGGGGAGACGAGCAGCTGACCTGACCACTCCCGTACCAGTTTTAGGCGTCCCAGCCTTGGTGGGGGCACGTAGCTGGAGGACAACTGGAGGCGACGCAACCGGAGGAGCGCAGTTGCAAACGTGGGGTCTTCAGAGCAGCAGCGTTGGCGTGCAAACATCCCCAGGGATAGGCAGAGCACCTTCCGAGCGGTGCGCACAGCTCATGTATAAACTCCACACGCAATCAGATCACAGTGCCCGCACGACAAAAAGCTACATTACCAAGGAGTACAAAGAGATATTACTCCTAACCAACAGTGGTAGAGAAAATGGGACAAGGAATGGAGACTTGAGAAGTAAAAAGGAAGTGACTTTTCAAGAACTTGTAGGAGAGACCTTAGGGGATGTTATGTGCAGTCAGGACAGTCACTGCACTCCTAGAACGATCAAGTCCACCCCACATTCTACACGAACTGCAACCAAAGTGGCTCCAAGAACAAAACCTACTGTTCGCTACGCTAACGGTAGTGTGGTTGATTCAGAGGCCATGGGTGGCATTAGCCTTGATAACGATGAATCCACCCCAACTCACAGAGGACACCAAAAAAGACTGCACACCCATTACACTGAGTCGAGGAATATGTTGATGTTTTCTGCTCCCAAACATACCCGTGGATCACCAAATATATGCAACCAGTGTGGAGGCAGACGAACAGCGGAAGTTGAGATTTTAGGGAAGAAAATTCTCACCGCTCCTGCTTGCCAAAAAGTTACACTATTTAATTCGGCTCACGACTCCAGCAAGTCGCCCCGTAATGAGACCGATATCCAACCAAGCAACCATCAACTCCTTGAGAATTCTCTTCACGGAGAAAAAGAGGCGAGCCCTCAGCGAGGGTCACATCTTCACGAAGCACCAAGACATGAAATAACACGACACCCTGCATGTCCAGTCCATTCAGTTAAAGGACAGTTTTCTACGCATGGACATGACGTCGCCTCAACCGATTCTCAGGCCATCCACGCTAATGCAATCACTATCACTAAAGCCAAAATTGAAACAAGAAAGGATTATCCTTTAGACACTTTAACAAATATGCCTCTTGACAATGAAATTCCCCAAAAAACGGGAAGTCTCCCATCGACTCCTCTTATGGCCACAGCTACTAAATCAAACTCCCCGCACACACAGACTCCTTTTAAATACCAACATAAGGCCCTGCAAAAAGTTTGTGTATCTGTACATGCCGCACAAGAAAACACTCCATCTCATTTGTACACAACATGCAAAGGAAACGCATCAGCTTGCATCCCCGAAACCGTCCAAACATTGAATAATGCACTCATGTCCGCAAAACCTACACCGAGCAACACAGTGTTTCTGCACCACGGAACACAGAACTCGACGCATTCagcacaacaaataaaaacaaaaaatgactcACTATCACATAAATATTCCAGCAGATTATCAGAGCCCTTGAAATCCAATTCATTTGATGTAGTTGAGACACTGCAAGAAAAATTAAGCTCGTGCAGCAATGTGGTTGTCAAACATAGTGTTAAtttcaaagaaaatacaaattcaaGTGACAAGCATGATCCTAAACCTTTAGATGCCCCGAAACGTCCAGTGTCCTCACATTCTGAATTAACACATTGCGGAAACACAACATCTCTAAATGCATCTTGCGCAATCCTTGATTCTAAATTGGGGATGTCAGCTCCCATCTCCACAGCTACTAATTATGCTTTGTACAGAAACACAGCCCTGAGGACCTCTTCAAATATTCACCCTTCATCCACTTTAAAACTAACCCAAAAGAACGCGAGCGTGTCCTTTAATTCCTTACTTAAAACAAGCAATGTGTCACACGAACACAACAAATCAATTAATCCTCATACATTTCCCTCTGCTAACAAATTCAAGCCTTGCCAAACACAAAGCGACATCACATCTGAACCCACTTACGAACTTGTTGTTCCAAATCAGAGACACGTAACTCCGACTGCACTGCTGTCAAAAGTGCCCAAAAACGGTTTTGTGTCAAATGTGACACAAACCATTCCAAACAGAACCAACAATTCAAGCAAGACTAGTGAATTGGGTAGTAACCAAAAGCTATTGCGTGGCGATCTAATCAACGATATACTGTGTAATGTGTCAAAAGAACATTCAGTTCCATCGCAAGACACAACtcttcaaaacaacatttgtcCAATTAAGTCAAACGGTTCTTGTCTGCAGGGTCGCATGAACGCAAAACAACAAGCGGGTGAACAAAATCAAGGAAGCACGGTAGTAGATCACGAGGGACAGTGTGCTACATGCCCAGCAgcccagcagcaacagcagatgGATTCAAATACAGAAAAGTTTGCCTTGAGCATGTCACCCATGCATGCAAACAGTACGGCTGACTCAAATGCAGATAAACAGACGCGTCCAAATTATCCAACAACCTCTGTCACTGCAAAAGGAGAGCCCATTATCTCAACACTGGCAAACAGAAATGTACATTATGATCTCGAGCGCATGCAGCGGCTCGAGTCCAATAAAGCTGCACCGTTTCAACAATCTCTCCAAGGCCCAAATTTGTCTCTAATTGCACCAGCCCAATGCTGCAGTGAGGGAGAATTTTGTACGCCTTGCAATTGGGCATCCCTCCGACGCCTCGGGTCCAGTGAGGCTGAGGCAATAGTCAGCCGAGATGCAAAATTTGGCTCCAAGCAGGACACAGCGGACTTGATCCTGGCCCATTGCCACCCTCATGAAGCAGCAACGCTGTTTCTGCATTCTTCCCCTCAGTGCTGTAAATCAGCAAGCATACAGCATAAGCTTGAAAGTGTGGAGGCCAGTCTGGCAGCCAACAAGGACAGAATCACTACTCTGCTGAACATCATCCATGACCTGGAGGCCGGACACAATCCTTCCACTGG TCAACAATGCTACAAAACGGGACAGGACCTCAAAAACTGTTCCACCTGCCAAAACACGGCTTGTATTGTTTACAG TGTGGAGTTTGACTTCAGACAGCAGGAAAGGAGGTTCTTGGAGGTTCTTAATCTACACTCAACAAGGAGAAATAAAGCTGCCCATGTTTCCCAATCTTGTGCACTGAACTTCAATTTGCTCAGAAAAGCTGTGAAGAATTTGAAGAAgtcaaagaagaaaagcaaaaagctCTACAAAATTCTCTTAAAGTGGCTGCCCAGGAAATAG
- the kcnip1b gene encoding Kv channel-interacting protein 1b isoform X1 gives MTGCTARCRQGVLKLIQSVQRLLSGSLAKDKTDDDLEMTTVCHRPEALEQLESQTNFCKQELQILYRGFKNECPSGVVNEETFKHIYAQFFPHGDASMYAHYLFNAFDTTNNGSIKFKDFVMGLSILLRGTLREKLEWTFHLYDINRDGYINREEMTEIVKAIYDMMGRYTHPALKGDVAQQHVDAFFQKMDKNRDGVVTLEEFVIACQEDEIMMRSMQLFENVI, from the exons ATGACTGGCTGTACAGCCCGCTGTCGACAGGGGGTGCTCAAGTTAATCCAATCTGTTCAGAGATTGCTTTCAGGAAGCCTCGCAAAAG ATAAAACAGATGATGACCTCGAGATGACAACAGTGTGTCATAGGCCGGAGGCTCTCGAACAACTGGAATCCCAAACTAACTTCTGCAAGCAGGAGCTCCAGATTCTCTATCGTGGTTTCAAGAAT GAATGTCCAAGTGGAGTCGTAAATGAGGAGACGTTTAAACACATTTATGCACAATTCTTTCCCCATGGAG ATGCAAGTATGTACGCACATTACCTTTTTAACGCATTTGACACGACTAACAATGGCTCCATTAAATTTAAG GACTTTGTAATGGGCTTGTCTATCCTGCTGAGGGGAACCTTGAGGGAAAAACTTGAATGGACATTTCACCTTTATGACATTAACAGAGATGGATACATAAATAGGGAG GAGATGACAGAGATTGTGAAGGCCATCTATGACATGATGGGCAGGTACACTCACCCTGCACTGAAGGGAGATGTGGCACAGCAGCATGTGGATGCTTTCTTTCAG aaaatggacaaaaacagAGATGGAGTGGTAACTTTGGAGGAGTTTGTAATAGCCTGCCAGGAG GATGAAATCATGATGAGATCCATGCAACTCTTTGAGAATGTGATCTAg
- the hrh2b gene encoding histamine receptor H2b, producing MISTALHWLILVSFVILTISGNVLVCLAVGLSRRLWRIANCFVVSLAVTDLLLGLRVLPFSATLELRSGKWPLGGTMCNIYVSLDVMLCAASILSLLAISVDRYLAISAPLSYSSRITPPRVTLAIMAIWALSLAVSFVPIHLGWNTADYRVQHLDWPMGQDHKEGRYCQFEWNNNYIILYVMCSFYLPLMVMCAMYLCIFRVARQQVQRIRAATPSFARMPSTAAIAKEHKATITLAAVLGAFVICWFPYFTFFTRTGIKEQMNPPTTLHSVLLWLGYFNSVLNPILYPALNRDFRKAYAELLFCRGSSRRKLKVHKRSTLSNGLRHSQVSHDTV from the exons ATGATTTCTACTGCTCTCCATTGGCTTATTCTGGTGTCATTCGTCATCTTAACCATTAGTGGGAACGTACTGGTATGTTTGGCCGTGGGCCTCAGCCGCCGACTGTGGCGCATCGCTAACTGCTTTGTGGTGTCACTGGCGGTGACAGATCTCCTGTTGGGCCTGCGGGTGCTGCCCTTTTCCGCCACTCTGGAGTTACGTAGTGGCAAGTGGCCCCTCGGAGGCACCATGTGTAACATCTATGTCTCGTTGGATGTCATGCTGTGCGCTGCCTCCATCCTGAGCTTGTTGGCTATCAGCGTGGACCGATATCTCGCCATCTCAGCACCCCTCAGTTACTCATCGAGAATCACACCTCCGAGGGTGACCTTGGCCATCATGGCCATCTGGGCCTTGTCGCTGGCTGTGTCTTTTGTGCCCATTCACTTAGGATGGAATACAGCGGACTACAGAGTGCAGCACTTGGACTGGCCCATGGGGCAAGACCACAAGGAGGGACGCTATTGCCAATTTGAATGGAATAACAACTACATTATTTTGTATGTCATGTGCTCATTTTACCTTCCTCTGATGGTTATGTGTGCAATGTACCTCTGCATATTCAGAGTGGCACGCCAACAG GTGCAACGAATCCGTGCAGCCACGCCCTCTTTCGCCCGCATGCCATCAACGGCTGCCATAGCAAAAGAGCACAAAGCTACCATAACACTTGCTGCTGTGCTCGGGGCCTTTGTCATCTGCTGGTTCCCCTACTTCACCTTCTTCACCCGAACAGGAATCAAGGAACAGATGAACCCCCCGACTACACTTCACTCGGTACTGCTGTGGCTGGGCTACTTCAACTCCGTCCTGAATCCCATCCTATATCCCGCTTTGAATAGGGACTTTAGAAAGGCCTATGCAGAGCTGCTATTCTGCAGGGGATCATCACGCAGAAAACTGAAAGTGCACAAAAGATCAACCCTCTCGAATGGACTAAGACATTCCCAAGTGTCTCATGACACGGTTTAA
- the kcnip1b gene encoding Kv channel-interacting protein 1b isoform X3, whose protein sequence is MTTVCHRPEALEQLESQTNFCKQELQILYRGFKNECPSGVVNEETFKHIYAQFFPHGDASMYAHYLFNAFDTTNNGSIKFKDFVMGLSILLRGTLREKLEWTFHLYDINRDGYINREEMTEIVKAIYDMMGRYTHPALKGDVAQQHVDAFFQKMDKNRDGVVTLEEFVIACQEDEIMMRSMQLFENVI, encoded by the exons ATGACAACAGTGTGTCATAGGCCGGAGGCTCTCGAACAACTGGAATCCCAAACTAACTTCTGCAAGCAGGAGCTCCAGATTCTCTATCGTGGTTTCAAGAAT GAATGTCCAAGTGGAGTCGTAAATGAGGAGACGTTTAAACACATTTATGCACAATTCTTTCCCCATGGAG ATGCAAGTATGTACGCACATTACCTTTTTAACGCATTTGACACGACTAACAATGGCTCCATTAAATTTAAG GACTTTGTAATGGGCTTGTCTATCCTGCTGAGGGGAACCTTGAGGGAAAAACTTGAATGGACATTTCACCTTTATGACATTAACAGAGATGGATACATAAATAGGGAG GAGATGACAGAGATTGTGAAGGCCATCTATGACATGATGGGCAGGTACACTCACCCTGCACTGAAGGGAGATGTGGCACAGCAGCATGTGGATGCTTTCTTTCAG aaaatggacaaaaacagAGATGGAGTGGTAACTTTGGAGGAGTTTGTAATAGCCTGCCAGGAG GATGAAATCATGATGAGATCCATGCAACTCTTTGAGAATGTGATCTAg